One Brassica napus cultivar Da-Ae chromosome C4, Da-Ae, whole genome shotgun sequence genomic region harbors:
- the LOC106451159 gene encoding NAC domain-containing protein 41, whose protein sequence is MEKPCSIKNRELRLPPGFRFHPTDEELVVHYLSRKVSGLLLPAYVIPEIDICKAEPWDLPGDCNSERYFFSMREAKYPNGNRSNRSTGSGYWKATGIDRQIGKKVLGMKKTLVFYKGKPPNGTRTSWVLHEYRLVDSQHESYGENMNWVLCRVFLKKRSNNNKKKKKEDEREKKEEIESDDNKSTCPIFYDFMRNDVKKGKCCTLNLTRCSSPSASSSVCSSALIQTCLNSDSDNHHQETSCRGNKFHLFL, encoded by the exons ATGGAAAAACCATGCTCCATTAAGAACAGAGAGCTGAGATTACCACCAGGGTTCCGATTTCACCCAACAGATGAAGAGCTAGTGGTTCACTATTTAAGTCGAAAAGTTTCCGGTTTACTCTTACCAGCTTATGTTATACCGGAAATCGATATCTGTAAAGCCGAACCATGGGATTTACCAG GTGACTGTAATTCAGAGAGGTATTTTTTTAGCATGAGGGAAGCTAAATACCCAAATGGAAACCGGTCGAACCGATCAACCGGTTCGGGTTACTGGAAAGCGACCGGAATCGATAGGCAAATCGGGAAGAAGGTTCTTGGGATGAAGAAAACTCTGGTTTTCTATAAAGGGAAACCTCCGAACGGGACAAGAACGAGTTGGGTTCTTCATGAGTATCGTCTTGTTGATTCTCAACATGAATCATAC GGCGAGAACATGAATTGGGTTCTATGCAGAGTGTTCTTGAAGAAGAGgagcaataataataagaagaagaaaaaagaagatgagagagagaagaaggaagagataGAAAGTGACGACAACAAGAGTACTTGTCCGATATTCTATGACTTTATGAGAAATGACGTGAAAAAAGGAAAATGCTGCACTTTGAACTTGACTCGTTGTAGTTCTCCTTCAGCGTCTTCGTCGGTTTGCTCAAGTGCTTTAATTCAGACATGTTTAAATAGTGACTCTGATAATCATCATCAAGAAACTAGTTGTCGGGGAAATAAGTTTCATTTGTTCCTGTAA
- the LOC106454728 gene encoding glycolipid transfer protein 1, which translates to MEGSVFTPCLEGMKHVKSEHGEMLSKPFLDLCKTILPVLDKFGPAMTLVKSDIGGNISRLEKNYLSDPDKYKYLYTFVQGEIESKTAKGSSSCTNGLLWLTRAMDFLVELFRNLVAHQDWSMSQACGDSYQKTLKKWHGWLASSSFSMALKLAPDRKKFIDVISGTGDIYTDMARFCSEFGPLLQYNHKFLASVRMDDMKAS; encoded by the exons ATGGAAGGGAGTGTGTTTACGCCTTGTTTGGAAGGAATGAAGCATGTCAAGTCTGAACATGGCGAGATGCTTTCTAAGCCTTTTCTTGACCTCTGCAAGACAATCTTGCCTGTTTTAG ATAAGTTTGGACCCGCTATGACTCTCGTGAAATCTGACATTGGTGGCAACATATCG AGGTTGGAGAAGAACTACTTGTCTGATCCCGACAAGTACAAGTACTTGTACACCTTTGTTCAAGGTGAAATTGAGTCTAAGACTGCAAAAGGGTCCTCTAGTTGTACCAACGGTCTTCTCTGGTTAACCAG AGCAATGGATTTTTTAGTGGAGCTGTTCCGCAATTTGGTAGCACATCAAGACTGGTCAATGTCACAAGCTTGTGGCGACTCGTACCAAAAAACACTCAAGAAGTGGCACGGATGGCTCGCTAGCTCTAGCTTCTCT aTGGCTTTAAAGCTTGCTCCAGACAGGAAGAAATTCATAGATGTCATATCTGGTACTGGTGACATCTACACTGACATGGCAAGGTTTTGCTCTGAGTTTGGTCCGTTGCTTCAATATAATCATAAGTTCCTG GCTAGCGTTCGTATGGACGACATGAAAGCTTCTTAA
- the LOC106454726 gene encoding CRIB domain-containing protein RIC1, with amino-acid sequence MATTMKGLLKGLRYITQIFDEDKEDEMQIGFPTDVKHVAHIGNDGPATNAPSWMNDFKPQEHEQGQVVSRGNSNKYNPQEMNQSGAGLKELLPPNTNEKQKQKTRRKPGSAASPNHNGGSASSDGSVKQSRHNRSKHGSMDSSLSDQEPSVRSRRRGGGGGSKDTEGSSNLIIPDGSAPPRKATSRPRKLKGSIGGEGSVKKSSKGKPESSLDDTCNDII; translated from the exons ATGGCGACAACAATGAAAGGCCTTCTCAAGGGCCTTCGTTATATTACTCAAATTTTTG ACGAAGATAAAGAGGATGAGATGCAGATAGGTTTTCCGACCGATGTAAAGCATGTTGCTCACATCGGCAATGATGGTCCAGCCACCAACGCGCCGAGCTGG ATGAATGACTTCAAACCTCAAGAACATGAGCAAGGTCAAGTCGTTTCCAGAGGAAACTCCAACAAATACAACCCTCAAg AGATGAACCAAAGTGGAGCCGGGCTAAAAGAATTGCTTCCTCCAAACACCAAcgagaaacaaaaacagaaaacaagGCGTAAACCGGGGTCAGCGGCTAGTCCAAACCATAATGGTGGTTCTGCATCATCAGATGGATCAGTGAAGCAGTCAAGACATAACAGAAGCAAACACGGGTCAATGGACTCATCATTGAGTGATCAAGAACCTTCAGTACGTAGTAGAAggcgtggtggtggtggtggtagcAAAGACACAGAAGGTTCTTCTAATCTTATTATTCCTGATGGTTCAGCTCCACCACGGAAGGCTACATCGCGACCGAGGAAACTAAAAGGATCAATAGGAGGTGAAGGGTCTGTGAAGAAATCATCTAAAGGAAAACCCGAGAGTTCACTTGATGATACATGTAATGATATTATCTGA
- the LOC106454727 gene encoding 50S ribosomal protein L28, chloroplastic: MTTMATHGAWLRMTSSAKLVAKSKELRFVTSQLSGLRISHSPSSDVSNRISFPSFPVRLQPVVARRICPFTGKKANRANKVSFSNHKIKKLQFVNLQYKKVWWEAGNRFVKLRLSTKALKTIEKNGLDAVAKKAGIDLRKK; encoded by the exons ATGACGACAATGGCTACGCATGGCGCTTGGCTGCGAATGACCTCATCGGCAAAGCTCGTCGCTAAGTCAAAGGAGCTCCGATTTGTCACGTCACAGCTCAGTGGCTTAAGAATCTCGCATAGTCCCTCTAGTGACGTCAGCAACCGTATCTCCTTTCCTTCCTTTCCCGTTCGTCTTCAGCCAGTTGTCGCAC gGAGGATATGTCCTTTTACTGGGAAGAAAGCAAACAGAGCTAACAAAGTCTCTTTCTCTAACCACAAGATCAAGAAGTTGCAGTTCGTCAACTTACAGTACAAGAAAGTTTGGTGGGAAGCTGGCAACCGTTTTGTCAAACTCCGTTTATCCACCAAGGCCTTGAAGACAATCGAGAAGAACGGACTCGACGCTGTCGCCAAGAAAGCTGGCATAGATCTTcgtaaaaaatag
- the LOC106451160 gene encoding uncharacterized protein At2g33490 isoform X1, with amino-acid sequence MKTSLRRLRGVLHRHESKDPRDLRALVQNDELAQASQDVQEMRDCYDSLLSAAAATANSAYEFSESLRELGACLLEKTALNDDEESGRVLLMLGKLQFELQKLVDKYRSHIFQTITIPSESLLNELRIVEEMMRLCDEKRNVYEGMLARQKEKGRSKAGKGEFFSTQQIQEAHDEYDNETTLFVFRLKSLKQGQTRSLLTQAARHHAAQLCFFKKALNSLEEVEPHVQMVTESQHIDYHFSGLDDDDGDDEIENNDDDGSEVHTDGELSFEYRENDKDNHADSSPVLSSECMQLGQSDITFPLVAGPNTVQKHEEGNYRKSYSFRRDVRIESQSAPLFFENRTTLPSSDKLLRMRSSLTRKFSTYALPTPAETTRSPSSITSLRNNNMASSNPAKAITKQIWHSSPLDVRGPAKLSSRPMATLKEQVLRESNKNISSRLPPPLSDGLMYSRIGTLKRRSFSGPITSRPLPNKPLSSAPRLYSGPIPRNPVSKLPKVSSSSPTASPTFVSTPKISELHELPRPPPPSSYAKSSRAFGYSAPLVSKSQLLSKPLISSSPSPLPTPPTAIVRSFSIPTSNRRAAELDMSKTTPSPPLTPMSLTHPPPSALPELADHLTMSKQERT; translated from the exons ATGAAAACCTCTCTCCGACGGTTGCGAGGGGTGCTTCACAGGCACGAATCTAAGGATCCGAGAGATCTCCGAGCTCTTGTTCAGAACGACGAGCTGGCCCAGGCTTCGCAG GACGTGCAAGAGATGAGGGATTGCTATGATAGCTTGCTCTCTGCTGCGGCTGCTACTGCTAATAGCGCATATG AATTTTCTGAATCTTTGCGAGAATTGGGTGCTTGTCTTCTTGAGAAAACTGCTTTAAATGACGATGAAGAAAGTG GTAGAGTGTTGCTTATGCTGGGAAAGTTGCAGTTTGAACTGCAAAAACTTGTTGATAAATAT CGGTCTCATATATTCCAAACAATCACAATCCCCTCAGAGTCACTTCTTAATGAACTCCGCATAGTTGAG GAAATGATGCGGCTTTGTGATGAGAAAAG GAATGTTTACGAAGGGATGCTTGCAAGACAGAAGGAGAAAGGGAGGTCGAAGGCTGGGAAAGGAGAATTTTTTTCGACTCAGCAGATACAAGAAGCTCATGATGAATATGATAACGAGACAACTTTATTTGTTTTCCGCTTAAAATCCTTAAAACAAGGGCAAACACGTAGTCTTTTGACTCAGGCAGCACGGCACCATGCAGCACAG TTATGCTTCTTCAAGAAGGCTCTTAATTCCCTTGAAGAAGTTGAGCCACATGTGCAGATGGTAACTGAGTCGCAGCATATTGATTACCATTTCAGTGGATTAGACGATGATGATGGGGATGATGAAATCGAAAACAATGACGACGATGGTTCTGAGGTGCATACTGATGGAGAGTTGAGTTTTGAATATAGAGAGAATGACAAGGACAACCATGCGGATTCTTCACCCGTTCTCTCCTCAGAG TGCATGCAGTTGGGTCAGTCAGACATCACGTTTCCACTAGTTGCAGGACCAAACACTGTGCAG AAACATGAGGAAGGAAATTACAGGAAGTCTTATTCTTTTAGGAGAGATGTTAGGATAGAGAGCCAATCAGCACCTCTCTTTTTTGAGAACCGGACAACTCTTCCTTCTTCAGATAAACTATTACGGATGCGATCATCTCTGACACGGAAGTTCAGCACTTATGCATTGCCGACACCTGCGGAAACAACAAGAAGTCCCTCATCGATTACAAGTCTTCGCAACAACAACATGGCTTCATCTAACCCTGCAAAGGCAATTACAAAACAGATATGGCATTCATCCCCATTGGATGTTCGTGGACCTGCAAAGCTCTCTTCTAGACCAATGGCAACCTTGAAAGAACAAGTCCTGAGAGAGAGTAACAAGAATATATCTTCTCGGTTGCCTCCGCCTTTATCAGATGGACTAATGTACTCTCGTATCGGGACACTCAAGAGACGATCCTTCTCTGGTCCAATTACAAGTAGACCCTTGCCTAACAAGCCTCTGTCTTCAGCACCTCGTTTGTACTCGGGTCCTATCCCAAGGAATCCAGTTTCCAAGTTACCAAAAGTGTCATCATCATCTCCAACTGCTTCTCCTACTTTTGTCTCAACCCCGAAAATAAGCGAGCTCCATGAGCTTCCTAGACCACCACCACCAAGCAGCTATGCTAAGTCCTCTAGGGCATTTGGATACTCAGCACCTCTGGTTTCAAAAAGCCAATTGCTTAGTAAACCTCTAATTTCAAGTTCACCATCTCCTCTCCCAACACCACCAACTGCAATCGTTCGTAGCTTCTCTATACCTACTAGCAACCGTAGAGCAGCAGAGTTAGATATGTCTAAGACGACTCCCTCGCCTCCTTTAACCCCAATGTCATTGACCCATCCACCTCCTTCTGCTCTCCCTGAGCTTGCAGACCACCTAACGATGTCCAAACAAGAG AGGACTTAA
- the LOC106451160 gene encoding uncharacterized protein At2g33490 isoform X4 — MLGKLQFELQKLVDKYRSHIFQTITIPSESLLNELRIVEEMMRLCDEKRNVYEGMLARQKEKGRSKAGKGEFFSTQQIQEAHDEYDNETTLFVFRLKSLKQGQTRSLLTQAARHHAAQLCFFKKALNSLEEVEPHVQMVTESQHIDYHFSGLDDDDGDDEIENNDDDGSEVHTDGELSFEYRENDKDNHADSSPVLSSECMQLGQSDITFPLVAGPNTVQKHEEGNYRKSYSFRRDVRIESQSAPLFFENRTTLPSSDKLLRMRSSLTRKFSTYALPTPAETTRSPSSITSLRNNNMASSNPAKAITKQIWHSSPLDVRGPAKLSSRPMATLKEQVLRESNKNISSRLPPPLSDGLMYSRIGTLKRRSFSGPITSRPLPNKPLSSAPRLYSGPIPRNPVSKLPKVSSSSPTASPTFVSTPKISELHELPRPPPPSSYAKSSRAFGYSAPLVSKSQLLSKPLISSSPSPLPTPPTAIVRSFSIPTSNRRAAELDMSKTTPSPPLTPMSLTHPPPSALPELADHLTMSKQERT, encoded by the exons ATGCTGGGAAAGTTGCAGTTTGAACTGCAAAAACTTGTTGATAAATAT CGGTCTCATATATTCCAAACAATCACAATCCCCTCAGAGTCACTTCTTAATGAACTCCGCATAGTTGAG GAAATGATGCGGCTTTGTGATGAGAAAAG GAATGTTTACGAAGGGATGCTTGCAAGACAGAAGGAGAAAGGGAGGTCGAAGGCTGGGAAAGGAGAATTTTTTTCGACTCAGCAGATACAAGAAGCTCATGATGAATATGATAACGAGACAACTTTATTTGTTTTCCGCTTAAAATCCTTAAAACAAGGGCAAACACGTAGTCTTTTGACTCAGGCAGCACGGCACCATGCAGCACAG TTATGCTTCTTCAAGAAGGCTCTTAATTCCCTTGAAGAAGTTGAGCCACATGTGCAGATGGTAACTGAGTCGCAGCATATTGATTACCATTTCAGTGGATTAGACGATGATGATGGGGATGATGAAATCGAAAACAATGACGACGATGGTTCTGAGGTGCATACTGATGGAGAGTTGAGTTTTGAATATAGAGAGAATGACAAGGACAACCATGCGGATTCTTCACCCGTTCTCTCCTCAGAG TGCATGCAGTTGGGTCAGTCAGACATCACGTTTCCACTAGTTGCAGGACCAAACACTGTGCAG AAACATGAGGAAGGAAATTACAGGAAGTCTTATTCTTTTAGGAGAGATGTTAGGATAGAGAGCCAATCAGCACCTCTCTTTTTTGAGAACCGGACAACTCTTCCTTCTTCAGATAAACTATTACGGATGCGATCATCTCTGACACGGAAGTTCAGCACTTATGCATTGCCGACACCTGCGGAAACAACAAGAAGTCCCTCATCGATTACAAGTCTTCGCAACAACAACATGGCTTCATCTAACCCTGCAAAGGCAATTACAAAACAGATATGGCATTCATCCCCATTGGATGTTCGTGGACCTGCAAAGCTCTCTTCTAGACCAATGGCAACCTTGAAAGAACAAGTCCTGAGAGAGAGTAACAAGAATATATCTTCTCGGTTGCCTCCGCCTTTATCAGATGGACTAATGTACTCTCGTATCGGGACACTCAAGAGACGATCCTTCTCTGGTCCAATTACAAGTAGACCCTTGCCTAACAAGCCTCTGTCTTCAGCACCTCGTTTGTACTCGGGTCCTATCCCAAGGAATCCAGTTTCCAAGTTACCAAAAGTGTCATCATCATCTCCAACTGCTTCTCCTACTTTTGTCTCAACCCCGAAAATAAGCGAGCTCCATGAGCTTCCTAGACCACCACCACCAAGCAGCTATGCTAAGTCCTCTAGGGCATTTGGATACTCAGCACCTCTGGTTTCAAAAAGCCAATTGCTTAGTAAACCTCTAATTTCAAGTTCACCATCTCCTCTCCCAACACCACCAACTGCAATCGTTCGTAGCTTCTCTATACCTACTAGCAACCGTAGAGCAGCAGAGTTAGATATGTCTAAGACGACTCCCTCGCCTCCTTTAACCCCAATGTCATTGACCCATCCACCTCCTTCTGCTCTCCCTGAGCTTGCAGACCACCTAACGATGTCCAAACAAGAG AGGACTTAA
- the LOC106451160 gene encoding uncharacterized protein At2g33490 isoform X2: protein MKTSLRRLRGVLHRHESKDPRDLRALVQNDELAQASQDVQEMRDCYDSLLSAAAATANSAYEFSESLRELGACLLEKTALNDDEESGRVLLMLGKLQFELQKLVDKYRSHIFQTITIPSESLLNELRIVEEMMRLCDEKRNVYEGMLARQKEKGRSKAGKGEFFSTQQIQEAHDEYDNETTLFVFRLKSLKQGQTRSLLTQAARHHAAQLCFFKKALNSLEEVEPHVQMVTESQHIDYHFSGLDDDDGDDEIENNDDDGSEVHTDGELSFEYRENDKDNHADSSPVLSSELGQSDITFPLVAGPNTVQKHEEGNYRKSYSFRRDVRIESQSAPLFFENRTTLPSSDKLLRMRSSLTRKFSTYALPTPAETTRSPSSITSLRNNNMASSNPAKAITKQIWHSSPLDVRGPAKLSSRPMATLKEQVLRESNKNISSRLPPPLSDGLMYSRIGTLKRRSFSGPITSRPLPNKPLSSAPRLYSGPIPRNPVSKLPKVSSSSPTASPTFVSTPKISELHELPRPPPPSSYAKSSRAFGYSAPLVSKSQLLSKPLISSSPSPLPTPPTAIVRSFSIPTSNRRAAELDMSKTTPSPPLTPMSLTHPPPSALPELADHLTMSKQEVNLKF, encoded by the exons ATGAAAACCTCTCTCCGACGGTTGCGAGGGGTGCTTCACAGGCACGAATCTAAGGATCCGAGAGATCTCCGAGCTCTTGTTCAGAACGACGAGCTGGCCCAGGCTTCGCAG GACGTGCAAGAGATGAGGGATTGCTATGATAGCTTGCTCTCTGCTGCGGCTGCTACTGCTAATAGCGCATATG AATTTTCTGAATCTTTGCGAGAATTGGGTGCTTGTCTTCTTGAGAAAACTGCTTTAAATGACGATGAAGAAAGTG GTAGAGTGTTGCTTATGCTGGGAAAGTTGCAGTTTGAACTGCAAAAACTTGTTGATAAATAT CGGTCTCATATATTCCAAACAATCACAATCCCCTCAGAGTCACTTCTTAATGAACTCCGCATAGTTGAG GAAATGATGCGGCTTTGTGATGAGAAAAG GAATGTTTACGAAGGGATGCTTGCAAGACAGAAGGAGAAAGGGAGGTCGAAGGCTGGGAAAGGAGAATTTTTTTCGACTCAGCAGATACAAGAAGCTCATGATGAATATGATAACGAGACAACTTTATTTGTTTTCCGCTTAAAATCCTTAAAACAAGGGCAAACACGTAGTCTTTTGACTCAGGCAGCACGGCACCATGCAGCACAG TTATGCTTCTTCAAGAAGGCTCTTAATTCCCTTGAAGAAGTTGAGCCACATGTGCAGATGGTAACTGAGTCGCAGCATATTGATTACCATTTCAGTGGATTAGACGATGATGATGGGGATGATGAAATCGAAAACAATGACGACGATGGTTCTGAGGTGCATACTGATGGAGAGTTGAGTTTTGAATATAGAGAGAATGACAAGGACAACCATGCGGATTCTTCACCCGTTCTCTCCTCAGAG TTGGGTCAGTCAGACATCACGTTTCCACTAGTTGCAGGACCAAACACTGTGCAG AAACATGAGGAAGGAAATTACAGGAAGTCTTATTCTTTTAGGAGAGATGTTAGGATAGAGAGCCAATCAGCACCTCTCTTTTTTGAGAACCGGACAACTCTTCCTTCTTCAGATAAACTATTACGGATGCGATCATCTCTGACACGGAAGTTCAGCACTTATGCATTGCCGACACCTGCGGAAACAACAAGAAGTCCCTCATCGATTACAAGTCTTCGCAACAACAACATGGCTTCATCTAACCCTGCAAAGGCAATTACAAAACAGATATGGCATTCATCCCCATTGGATGTTCGTGGACCTGCAAAGCTCTCTTCTAGACCAATGGCAACCTTGAAAGAACAAGTCCTGAGAGAGAGTAACAAGAATATATCTTCTCGGTTGCCTCCGCCTTTATCAGATGGACTAATGTACTCTCGTATCGGGACACTCAAGAGACGATCCTTCTCTGGTCCAATTACAAGTAGACCCTTGCCTAACAAGCCTCTGTCTTCAGCACCTCGTTTGTACTCGGGTCCTATCCCAAGGAATCCAGTTTCCAAGTTACCAAAAGTGTCATCATCATCTCCAACTGCTTCTCCTACTTTTGTCTCAACCCCGAAAATAAGCGAGCTCCATGAGCTTCCTAGACCACCACCACCAAGCAGCTATGCTAAGTCCTCTAGGGCATTTGGATACTCAGCACCTCTGGTTTCAAAAAGCCAATTGCTTAGTAAACCTCTAATTTCAAGTTCACCATCTCCTCTCCCAACACCACCAACTGCAATCGTTCGTAGCTTCTCTATACCTACTAGCAACCGTAGAGCAGCAGAGTTAGATATGTCTAAGACGACTCCCTCGCCTCCTTTAACCCCAATGTCATTGACCCATCCACCTCCTTCTGCTCTCCCTGAGCTTGCAGACCACCTAACGATGTCCAAACAAGAGGTAAACCTTAAGTTCTGA
- the LOC106451160 gene encoding uncharacterized protein At2g33490 isoform X3, which yields MKTSLRRLRGVLHRHESKDPRDLRALVQNDELAQASQDVQEMRDCYDSLLSAAAATANSAYEFSESLRELGACLLEKTALNDDEESGRVLLMLGKLQFELQKLVDKYRSHIFQTITIPSESLLNELRIVEEMMRLCDEKRNVYEGMLARQKEKGRSKAGKGEFFSTQQIQEAHDEYDNETTLFVFRLKSLKQGQTRSLLTQAARHHAAQLCFFKKALNSLEEVEPHVQMVTESQHIDYHFSGLDDDDGDDEIENNDDDGSEVHTDGELSFEYRENDKDNHADSSPVLSSELGQSDITFPLVAGPNTVQKHEEGNYRKSYSFRRDVRIESQSAPLFFENRTTLPSSDKLLRMRSSLTRKFSTYALPTPAETTRSPSSITSLRNNNMASSNPAKAITKQIWHSSPLDVRGPAKLSSRPMATLKEQVLRESNKNISSRLPPPLSDGLMYSRIGTLKRRSFSGPITSRPLPNKPLSSAPRLYSGPIPRNPVSKLPKVSSSSPTASPTFVSTPKISELHELPRPPPPSSYAKSSRAFGYSAPLVSKSQLLSKPLISSSPSPLPTPPTAIVRSFSIPTSNRRAAELDMSKTTPSPPLTPMSLTHPPPSALPELADHLTMSKQERT from the exons ATGAAAACCTCTCTCCGACGGTTGCGAGGGGTGCTTCACAGGCACGAATCTAAGGATCCGAGAGATCTCCGAGCTCTTGTTCAGAACGACGAGCTGGCCCAGGCTTCGCAG GACGTGCAAGAGATGAGGGATTGCTATGATAGCTTGCTCTCTGCTGCGGCTGCTACTGCTAATAGCGCATATG AATTTTCTGAATCTTTGCGAGAATTGGGTGCTTGTCTTCTTGAGAAAACTGCTTTAAATGACGATGAAGAAAGTG GTAGAGTGTTGCTTATGCTGGGAAAGTTGCAGTTTGAACTGCAAAAACTTGTTGATAAATAT CGGTCTCATATATTCCAAACAATCACAATCCCCTCAGAGTCACTTCTTAATGAACTCCGCATAGTTGAG GAAATGATGCGGCTTTGTGATGAGAAAAG GAATGTTTACGAAGGGATGCTTGCAAGACAGAAGGAGAAAGGGAGGTCGAAGGCTGGGAAAGGAGAATTTTTTTCGACTCAGCAGATACAAGAAGCTCATGATGAATATGATAACGAGACAACTTTATTTGTTTTCCGCTTAAAATCCTTAAAACAAGGGCAAACACGTAGTCTTTTGACTCAGGCAGCACGGCACCATGCAGCACAG TTATGCTTCTTCAAGAAGGCTCTTAATTCCCTTGAAGAAGTTGAGCCACATGTGCAGATGGTAACTGAGTCGCAGCATATTGATTACCATTTCAGTGGATTAGACGATGATGATGGGGATGATGAAATCGAAAACAATGACGACGATGGTTCTGAGGTGCATACTGATGGAGAGTTGAGTTTTGAATATAGAGAGAATGACAAGGACAACCATGCGGATTCTTCACCCGTTCTCTCCTCAGAG TTGGGTCAGTCAGACATCACGTTTCCACTAGTTGCAGGACCAAACACTGTGCAG AAACATGAGGAAGGAAATTACAGGAAGTCTTATTCTTTTAGGAGAGATGTTAGGATAGAGAGCCAATCAGCACCTCTCTTTTTTGAGAACCGGACAACTCTTCCTTCTTCAGATAAACTATTACGGATGCGATCATCTCTGACACGGAAGTTCAGCACTTATGCATTGCCGACACCTGCGGAAACAACAAGAAGTCCCTCATCGATTACAAGTCTTCGCAACAACAACATGGCTTCATCTAACCCTGCAAAGGCAATTACAAAACAGATATGGCATTCATCCCCATTGGATGTTCGTGGACCTGCAAAGCTCTCTTCTAGACCAATGGCAACCTTGAAAGAACAAGTCCTGAGAGAGAGTAACAAGAATATATCTTCTCGGTTGCCTCCGCCTTTATCAGATGGACTAATGTACTCTCGTATCGGGACACTCAAGAGACGATCCTTCTCTGGTCCAATTACAAGTAGACCCTTGCCTAACAAGCCTCTGTCTTCAGCACCTCGTTTGTACTCGGGTCCTATCCCAAGGAATCCAGTTTCCAAGTTACCAAAAGTGTCATCATCATCTCCAACTGCTTCTCCTACTTTTGTCTCAACCCCGAAAATAAGCGAGCTCCATGAGCTTCCTAGACCACCACCACCAAGCAGCTATGCTAAGTCCTCTAGGGCATTTGGATACTCAGCACCTCTGGTTTCAAAAAGCCAATTGCTTAGTAAACCTCTAATTTCAAGTTCACCATCTCCTCTCCCAACACCACCAACTGCAATCGTTCGTAGCTTCTCTATACCTACTAGCAACCGTAGAGCAGCAGAGTTAGATATGTCTAAGACGACTCCCTCGCCTCCTTTAACCCCAATGTCATTGACCCATCCACCTCCTTCTGCTCTCCCTGAGCTTGCAGACCACCTAACGATGTCCAAACAAGAG AGGACTTAA
- the LOC106451156 gene encoding multiple organellar RNA editing factor 2, chloroplastic-like yields the protein MALSLPISGTRHLTLLPLLSSSILVAPPQTSSSVNCSGFSSGCDVIGSRLACSTRFVSIRCRANRSGSAYSPLNSGSNFSDRPPTEMAPLFPGCDYEHWLIVMDKPGGEGATKQEMIDCYIQTLAKVVGSEEEAKKRIYNVSCERYLGFGCEIDEETSTKLEGLPGVLFVLPDSYVDPENKDYGAELFVNGEIVQRSPERQRRVEPQPQRAQDRPRYNDRTRYSRRRENTR from the exons ATGGCCTTGTCTTTGCCTATCTCTGGCACGCGCCACCTCACGCTCCTCCCACTTTTGTCCAGTTCCATCTTAGTGGCACCTCCTCAGACTTCCTCCTCCGTTAACTGCAGCGGATTTAGTTCCGGTTGCGATGTGATTGGATCTCGGTTAGCTTGCTCGACCCGGTTCGTCTCAATCCGATGCCGAGCTAACCGGTCAGGCTCCGCTTACTCGCCGCTGAACTCTGGCTCGAACTTCAGCGATCGGCCTCCGACGGAGATGGCGCCTCTGTTTCCGGGGTGCGATTACGAGCACTGGCTGATTGTTATGGATAAGCCTGGAGGCGAAGGCGCGACGAAGCAGGAGATGATTGATTGCTACATCCAAACCTTAGCCAAAGTCGTTGGAAG TGAGGAAGAGGCGAAGAAGCGAATCTACAATGTTTCTTGCGAGAGgtatttagggtttgggtgtGAGATTGATGAAGAGACTTCTACTAAGCTTGAAG GTTTGCCTGGTGTTCTGTTTGTGCTTCCTGATTCCTATGTGGATCCTGAAAACAAAGATTACGGAG CTGAGCTGTTTGTGAATGGAGAGATAGTCCAACGATCACCAGAGAGGCAGAGGAGAGTTGAGCCGCAGCCCCAGAGAGCTCAAGATAGACCGAGATACAATGACAGAACTCGCTATTCTCGCCGCAGAGAAAACACACGTTGA